A stretch of the Filimonas lacunae genome encodes the following:
- a CDS encoding glycoside hydrolase family 43 protein, which translates to MNKTWLSVLLLATLQYSNAQTGSTITNTAAIFRYTNPITRDTAISMRDHCIIKVGNKWYCTGTSNPVWTGPNPGVRLLVSDDMLHWKQHSWLIDAAKLPADCPYNGRFWAPEIHYIQKKYWLTVNSGKVTADDPKGMKTHSIWLFSADSVTGPYKLVNGPLTPQYNNDATLFEDEDGQTYLYCSGNGLFQAPIDLPTGKLKGSIQKFLDKRSPGYPDWMQGGIEGPFVIKKEGMYFMFFSTWTRGYEVGLLKAPTPLGPWKLASDQPIFGTRKKGYRPELAANGGYSHLQFQDTEDPYCETGHNALFTGPDGELWSSCHYMMYEQRPYPYSKTLEPWEPLPQMGIEPVYYHDGRFYMHNPTWTEQWVVPQKRK; encoded by the coding sequence ATGAATAAAACCTGGTTATCCGTCTTGTTATTGGCCACACTGCAATACAGCAATGCGCAAACAGGCAGCACCATTACAAATACGGCTGCTATATTCCGCTATACCAACCCCATTACACGCGACACCGCTATCTCTATGCGGGATCATTGTATTATTAAGGTGGGCAACAAATGGTATTGCACAGGCACTTCCAACCCGGTATGGACAGGGCCCAACCCCGGAGTAAGGTTACTGGTATCTGACGATATGTTACACTGGAAACAGCATTCCTGGCTCATTGATGCGGCTAAGCTGCCGGCAGACTGCCCCTATAACGGCCGCTTCTGGGCACCGGAAATTCATTATATACAAAAGAAGTACTGGCTTACGGTGAACAGCGGCAAGGTTACCGCAGACGACCCGAAAGGCATGAAAACACACAGCATATGGTTGTTTTCTGCTGATAGTGTTACCGGCCCCTATAAGCTGGTAAACGGCCCGTTAACACCGCAGTATAACAACGATGCTACTTTGTTTGAAGATGAGGACGGGCAAACCTATCTCTATTGCAGCGGCAACGGGTTGTTTCAGGCACCCATAGACTTGCCCACCGGCAAATTGAAGGGCAGCATTCAGAAGTTCCTGGATAAAAGATCGCCCGGCTATCCGGACTGGATGCAGGGCGGCATAGAAGGCCCGTTTGTAATTAAGAAAGAGGGTATGTACTTTATGTTCTTCAGCACCTGGACAAGAGGCTATGAAGTGGGCCTGCTGAAAGCCCCCACCCCTTTAGGCCCATGGAAACTGGCATCTGACCAGCCCATCTTCGGCACCCGCAAAAAAGGATACCGCCCCGAACTGGCGGCCAATGGCGGGTACAGTCACCTGCAGTTTCAGGACACGGAAGACCCTTACTGCGAAACAGGCCACAACGCCTTGTTTACCGGTCCGGATGGGGAGCTATGGAGCAGTTGCCATTATATGATGTATGAGCAGCGCCCCTACCCTTACAGCAAAACACTGGAACCCTGGGAACCGCTGCCGCAAATGGGCATTGAGCCTGTTTACTACCACGATGGACGATTTTATATGCACAACCCTACGTGGACAGAACAATGGGTAGTGCCACAGAAAAGAAAATAA